In Macaca fascicularis isolate 582-1 chromosome 15, T2T-MFA8v1.1, one genomic interval encodes:
- the DAB2IP gene encoding disabled homolog 2-interacting protein isoform X12, with protein sequence MEPDSLLDQDDSYESPQERPGSRRSLPGSLSEKSPSMEPSAATPFRVTGFLSRRLKGSIKRTKSQPKLDRNHSFRHILPGFRSAAAAAADNERSHLMPRLKESRSHESLLSPSSAVEALDLSMEEEVVIKPVHSSILGQDYCFEVTTSSGSKCFSCRSAAERDKWMENLRRAVHPNKDNSRRVEHILKLWVIEAKDLPAKKKYLCELCLDDVLYARTTGKLKTDNVFWGEHFEFHNLPPLRTVTVHLYRETDKKKKKERNSYLGLVSLPAASVAGRQFVEKWYPVVTPNPKGGKGPGPMIRIKARYQTITILPMEMYKEFAEHITNHYLGLCAALEPILSAKTKEEMASALVHILQSTGKVKDFLTDLMMSEVDRCGDNEHLIFRENTLATKAIEEYLKLVGQKYLQDALGEFIKALYESDENCEVDPSKCSAADLPEHQGNLKMCCELAFCKIINSYCVFPRELKEVFASWRQECSSRGRPDISERLISASLFLRFLCPAIMSPSLFNLLQEYPDDRTARTLTLIAKVTQNLANFAKFGSKEEYMSFMNQFLEHEWTNMQRFLLEISNPETLSNTAGFEGYIDLGRELSSLHSLLWEAISQLEQSIVSKLGPLPRILRDVHTALSTPGSGQLSGTNDLASTPGSGSSSISAGLQKMVIENDLSGSSGVQPSPARSSSYSEANEPDLQMANGGKSLSMVDLQDARALDGEAGSPAGPDVLPTDGQAPAAQLVAGWPARATPVSLAGLATVRRAGQTPTTPGTSEGAPGRPQLLAPLSFQNPVYQMAAGLPLSPRGLGDSGSEGHSSLSSHSNSEELAAAAKLGSFSTAAEELARRPGELARRQMSLTEKGGQPTVPRQNSAGPQRRIDQPPPPPPPPPPAPRGRTPPNLLGTLQYPRPSSGTLASASPDWAGPSTRLRQQSSSSKGDSPELKPRSVHKQGPSPVSPNALDRTAAWLLTMNAQLLEDEGLGPDPPHRDRLRSKDELSQAEKDLAVLQDKLRISTKKLEEYETLFKCQEETTQKLVLEYQARLEEGEERLRRQQEDKDIQMKGIISRLMSVEEELKKDHAEMQAAVDSKQKIIDAQEKRIASLDAANARLMSALTQLKERYSMQARNGISPTNPTKLQITENGEFRNSSNC encoded by the exons GTCCCATCTGATGCCAAGGCTGAAGGAGTCTCGCTCCCACGAGTCCCTGCTCAGCCCCAGCAGTGCGGTGGAGGCGCTGGACCTCAGCATGGAGGAAGAGGTGGTCATCAAACCCGTGCACAGCAGCATCCTTGGCCAGGACTACTGCTTCGAG GTGACGACGTCATCAGGAAGCAAGTGCTTTTCCTGCCGTTCTGCAGCTGAGCGGGATAAGTGGATGGAGAACCTGCGGCGAGCAGTGCACCCCAACAAG GACAACAGCCGGCGTGTGGAACACATCCTGAAGCTGTGGGTGATTGAGGCCAAGGACCTGCCGGCCAAGAAGAAGTACCTGTGTGAGCTGTGCCTGGATGATGTGCTCTACGCCCGTACCACGGGCAAGCTCAAGACGGACAATGTTTTCTGGGGCGAGCACTTCGAGTTCCACAACCTGCCACCCCTGCGCACAGTCACTGTCCACCTGTACCGGGAGACcgacaagaagaagaagaaggagcgCAACAGTTACTTGGGCTTGGTGAGCCTGCCCGCTGCCTCGGTGGCCGGGCGGCAGTTCGTGGAGAAGTGGTACCCGGTGGTGACGCCCAACCCCAAGGGCGGCAAGGGTCCTGGGCCCATGATCCGCATCAAGGCGCGCTACCAAACCATCACCATCCTGCCCATGGAGATGTACAAAGAGTTCGCTGAGCACATCACCAACCACTACCTGGGGCTGTGTGCAGCCCTCGAGCCCATCCTCAGTGCCAAGACCAAGGAGGAGATGGCATCTGCCCTGGTGCACATCCTGCAGAGCACGGGCAAGGTGAAG GACTTCCTGACAGACCTGATGATGTCAGAGGTGGACCGCTGTGGGGACAACGAGCACCTCATCTTCCGGGAGAACACACTGGCCACCAAGGCCATCGAGGAGTACCTCAAGCTAGTGGGCCAGAAGTACCTGCAGGACGCCCTAG GTGAGTTCATCAAAGCACTGTACGAGTCAGATGAGAACTGCGAGGTGGATCCCAGCAAGTGCTCGGCCGCTGACCTCCCAGAGCACCAGGGCAACCTCAAGATGTGCTGCGAGCTGGCCTTCTGCAAGATCATCAACTCCTACTG CGTCTTCCCACGGGAGTTGAAAGAGGTGTTTGCCTCGTGGAGGCAGGAGTGCAGCAGCCGCGGCCGGCCGGACATCAGTGAGCGGCTCATCAGCGCCTCCCTCTTCCTGCGCTTCCTCTGCCCAGCCATCATGTCGCCCTCACTCTTCAACCTGCTGCAGGAGTACCCCGATGACCGCACTGCCCGCACCCTCACCCTCATCGCCAAGGTCACCCAGAACCTGGCCAACTTTGCCAA ATTCGGCAGCAAGGAGGAGTACATGTCCTTCATGAACCAGTTCCTAGAGCATGAGTGGACCAACATGCAGCGCTTCCTGTTGGAGATCTCCAACCCCGAGACCCTCTCCAACACAGCTGGCTTCGAGGGCTACATCGACTTGGGCCGCGAGCTCTCCAGCCTGCACTCACTGCTCTGGGAGGCCATCAGCCAGCTGGAGCAG AGCATAGTGTCCAAACTGGGACCCCTGCCTCGGATCCTGAGGGACGTCCACACAGCGCTGAGCACCCCAGGTAGTGGGCAGCTGTCAGGGACCAACGACCTGGCCTCCACACCAGGCTCTGGCAGCAGCAGCATCTCAGCTGGGCTGCAGAAGATGGTGATCGAGAATGATCTTTCCGG GTCCTCCGGGGTCCAGCCCTCACCTGCCCGCAGCTCGAGTTACTCGGAAGCCAACGAGCCTGATCTTCAGATGGCCAACGGTGGCAAGAGCCTCTCCATGGTGGACCTCCAGGATGCCCGTGCGCTGGATGGGGAGGCAGGCTCCCCAGCGGGCCCCGATGTCCTCCCCACAGATGGGCAGGCCCCTGCAGCTCAGCTGGTGGCTGGGTGGCCAGCCCGGGCAACCCCAGTGAGCCTGGCAGGGCTGGCCACGGTGCGGCGGGCAGGCCAGACACCAACCACACCAGGCACCTCCGAGGGCGCGCCAGGCCGGCCCCAGCTGTTGGCACCGCTCTCCTTCCAGAACCCTGTGTACCAGATGGCGGCTGGCCTGCCGCTGTCACCCCGCGGCCTTGGCGACTCAGGCTCTGAGGGCCACAGCTCCCTGAGCTCACACAGCAACAGCGAGGAATTGGCGGCCGCTGCCAAGCTGGGAAGTTTCAGCACTGCCGCGGAGGAGCTGGCTCGGCGGCCCGGTGAGCTGGCACGGCGACAGATGTCACTGACTGAAAAAGGCGGGCAGCCCACGGTGCCACGGCAGAACAGTGCTGGCCCCCAGAGGAGGATCGACCAGCctccgcccccacccccgccgccACCTCCTGCCCCCCGCGGCCGGACGCCCCCCAACCTGCTGGGCACCCTGCAGTACCCAAGACCCTCAAGCGGAACCCTGGCATCGGCCTCACCTGATTGGGCAGGCCCCAGTACCCGCCTGAGGCAGCAGTCCTCTTCCTCCAAGGGGGACAGCCCAGAACTGAAGCCACGGTCAGTGCACAAGCAG GGCCCTTCACCCGTGAGCCCCAATGCCCTGGACCGCACAGCCGCTTGGCTCTTGACCATGAACGCGCAGTTGTTAGAAGACGAGGGCCTGGGCCCAGACCCCCCCCACAGGGATAGGCTAAGGAGTAAGGACGAGCTCAGCCAAGCAGAAAAG GACCTGGCGGTACTGCAGGACAAGCTGCGAATCTCCACCAAGAAGCTGGAGGAGTATGAGACCCTGTTCAAGTGCCAGGAGGAGACGACGCAGAAGCTGGTGCTGGAGTACCAGGCAcggctggaggagggagaggagcggCTACGGCGGCAGCAGGAGGACAAGGACATCCAGATGAAGGGCATCATCAGCAG GTTGATGTCTGTGGAGGAAGAACTGAAGAAGGACCATGCAGAGATGCAAGCAGCTGTGGACTCCAAACAGAAGATCATTGATGCCCAG GAGAAGCGCATTGCCTCGCTGGATGCCGCCAATGCCCGCCTCATGAGTGCCCTGACCCAGCTGAAAGAGAGGTACAGCATGCAAGCCCGTAACGGCATCTCCCCCACCAACCCCACCAAATTGCAGATTACTGAGAACGGCGAGTTCAGAAACAGCAGCAATTGTTAA
- the DAB2IP gene encoding disabled homolog 2-interacting protein isoform X10: MGAGGASFRPLAWASLPLLGPPACALCDDTLCCGESPQERPGSRRSLPGSLSEKSPSMEPSAATPFRVTGFLSRRLKGSIKRTKSQPKLDRNHSFRHILPGFRSAAAAAADNERSHLMPRLKESRSHESLLSPSSAVEALDLSMEEEVVIKPVHSSILGQDYCFEVTTSSGSKCFSCRSAAERDKWMENLRRAVHPNKDNSRRVEHILKLWVIEAKDLPAKKKYLCELCLDDVLYARTTGKLKTDNVFWGEHFEFHNLPPLRTVTVHLYRETDKKKKKERNSYLGLVSLPAASVAGRQFVEKWYPVVTPNPKGGKGPGPMIRIKARYQTITILPMEMYKEFAEHITNHYLGLCAALEPILSAKTKEEMASALVHILQSTGKVKDFLTDLMMSEVDRCGDNEHLIFRENTLATKAIEEYLKLVGQKYLQDALGEFIKALYESDENCEVDPSKCSAADLPEHQGNLKMCCELAFCKIINSYCVFPRELKEVFASWRQECSSRGRPDISERLISASLFLRFLCPAIMSPSLFNLLQEYPDDRTARTLTLIAKVTQNLANFAKFGSKEEYMSFMNQFLEHEWTNMQRFLLEISNPETLSNTAGFEGYIDLGRELSSLHSLLWEAISQLEQSIVSKLGPLPRILRDVHTALSTPGSGQLSGTNDLASTPGSGSSSISAGLQKMVIENDLSGSSGVQPSPARSSSYSEANEPDLQMANGGKSLSMVDLQDARALDGEAGSPAGPDVLPTDGQAPAAQLVAGWPARATPVSLAGLATVRRAGQTPTTPGTSEGAPGRPQLLAPLSFQNPVYQMAAGLPLSPRGLGDSGSEGHSSLSSHSNSEELAAAAKLGSFSTAAEELARRPGELARRQMSLTEKGGQPTVPRQNSAGPQRRIDQPPPPPPPPPPAPRGRTPPNLLGTLQYPRPSSGTLASASPDWAGPSTRLRQQSSSSKGDSPELKPRSVHKQGPSPVSPNALDRTAAWLLTMNAQLLEDEGLGPDPPHRDRLRSKDELSQAEKDLAVLQDKLRISTKKLEEYETLFKCQEETTQKLVLEYQARLEEGEERLRRQQEDKDIQMKGIISRLMSVEEELKKDHAEMQAAVDSKQKIIDAQEKRIASLDAANARLMSALTQLKERYSMQARNGISPTNPTKLQITENGEFRNSSNC, from the exons GTCCCATCTGATGCCAAGGCTGAAGGAGTCTCGCTCCCACGAGTCCCTGCTCAGCCCCAGCAGTGCGGTGGAGGCGCTGGACCTCAGCATGGAGGAAGAGGTGGTCATCAAACCCGTGCACAGCAGCATCCTTGGCCAGGACTACTGCTTCGAG GTGACGACGTCATCAGGAAGCAAGTGCTTTTCCTGCCGTTCTGCAGCTGAGCGGGATAAGTGGATGGAGAACCTGCGGCGAGCAGTGCACCCCAACAAG GACAACAGCCGGCGTGTGGAACACATCCTGAAGCTGTGGGTGATTGAGGCCAAGGACCTGCCGGCCAAGAAGAAGTACCTGTGTGAGCTGTGCCTGGATGATGTGCTCTACGCCCGTACCACGGGCAAGCTCAAGACGGACAATGTTTTCTGGGGCGAGCACTTCGAGTTCCACAACCTGCCACCCCTGCGCACAGTCACTGTCCACCTGTACCGGGAGACcgacaagaagaagaagaaggagcgCAACAGTTACTTGGGCTTGGTGAGCCTGCCCGCTGCCTCGGTGGCCGGGCGGCAGTTCGTGGAGAAGTGGTACCCGGTGGTGACGCCCAACCCCAAGGGCGGCAAGGGTCCTGGGCCCATGATCCGCATCAAGGCGCGCTACCAAACCATCACCATCCTGCCCATGGAGATGTACAAAGAGTTCGCTGAGCACATCACCAACCACTACCTGGGGCTGTGTGCAGCCCTCGAGCCCATCCTCAGTGCCAAGACCAAGGAGGAGATGGCATCTGCCCTGGTGCACATCCTGCAGAGCACGGGCAAGGTGAAG GACTTCCTGACAGACCTGATGATGTCAGAGGTGGACCGCTGTGGGGACAACGAGCACCTCATCTTCCGGGAGAACACACTGGCCACCAAGGCCATCGAGGAGTACCTCAAGCTAGTGGGCCAGAAGTACCTGCAGGACGCCCTAG GTGAGTTCATCAAAGCACTGTACGAGTCAGATGAGAACTGCGAGGTGGATCCCAGCAAGTGCTCGGCCGCTGACCTCCCAGAGCACCAGGGCAACCTCAAGATGTGCTGCGAGCTGGCCTTCTGCAAGATCATCAACTCCTACTG CGTCTTCCCACGGGAGTTGAAAGAGGTGTTTGCCTCGTGGAGGCAGGAGTGCAGCAGCCGCGGCCGGCCGGACATCAGTGAGCGGCTCATCAGCGCCTCCCTCTTCCTGCGCTTCCTCTGCCCAGCCATCATGTCGCCCTCACTCTTCAACCTGCTGCAGGAGTACCCCGATGACCGCACTGCCCGCACCCTCACCCTCATCGCCAAGGTCACCCAGAACCTGGCCAACTTTGCCAA ATTCGGCAGCAAGGAGGAGTACATGTCCTTCATGAACCAGTTCCTAGAGCATGAGTGGACCAACATGCAGCGCTTCCTGTTGGAGATCTCCAACCCCGAGACCCTCTCCAACACAGCTGGCTTCGAGGGCTACATCGACTTGGGCCGCGAGCTCTCCAGCCTGCACTCACTGCTCTGGGAGGCCATCAGCCAGCTGGAGCAG AGCATAGTGTCCAAACTGGGACCCCTGCCTCGGATCCTGAGGGACGTCCACACAGCGCTGAGCACCCCAGGTAGTGGGCAGCTGTCAGGGACCAACGACCTGGCCTCCACACCAGGCTCTGGCAGCAGCAGCATCTCAGCTGGGCTGCAGAAGATGGTGATCGAGAATGATCTTTCCGG GTCCTCCGGGGTCCAGCCCTCACCTGCCCGCAGCTCGAGTTACTCGGAAGCCAACGAGCCTGATCTTCAGATGGCCAACGGTGGCAAGAGCCTCTCCATGGTGGACCTCCAGGATGCCCGTGCGCTGGATGGGGAGGCAGGCTCCCCAGCGGGCCCCGATGTCCTCCCCACAGATGGGCAGGCCCCTGCAGCTCAGCTGGTGGCTGGGTGGCCAGCCCGGGCAACCCCAGTGAGCCTGGCAGGGCTGGCCACGGTGCGGCGGGCAGGCCAGACACCAACCACACCAGGCACCTCCGAGGGCGCGCCAGGCCGGCCCCAGCTGTTGGCACCGCTCTCCTTCCAGAACCCTGTGTACCAGATGGCGGCTGGCCTGCCGCTGTCACCCCGCGGCCTTGGCGACTCAGGCTCTGAGGGCCACAGCTCCCTGAGCTCACACAGCAACAGCGAGGAATTGGCGGCCGCTGCCAAGCTGGGAAGTTTCAGCACTGCCGCGGAGGAGCTGGCTCGGCGGCCCGGTGAGCTGGCACGGCGACAGATGTCACTGACTGAAAAAGGCGGGCAGCCCACGGTGCCACGGCAGAACAGTGCTGGCCCCCAGAGGAGGATCGACCAGCctccgcccccacccccgccgccACCTCCTGCCCCCCGCGGCCGGACGCCCCCCAACCTGCTGGGCACCCTGCAGTACCCAAGACCCTCAAGCGGAACCCTGGCATCGGCCTCACCTGATTGGGCAGGCCCCAGTACCCGCCTGAGGCAGCAGTCCTCTTCCTCCAAGGGGGACAGCCCAGAACTGAAGCCACGGTCAGTGCACAAGCAG GGCCCTTCACCCGTGAGCCCCAATGCCCTGGACCGCACAGCCGCTTGGCTCTTGACCATGAACGCGCAGTTGTTAGAAGACGAGGGCCTGGGCCCAGACCCCCCCCACAGGGATAGGCTAAGGAGTAAGGACGAGCTCAGCCAAGCAGAAAAG GACCTGGCGGTACTGCAGGACAAGCTGCGAATCTCCACCAAGAAGCTGGAGGAGTATGAGACCCTGTTCAAGTGCCAGGAGGAGACGACGCAGAAGCTGGTGCTGGAGTACCAGGCAcggctggaggagggagaggagcggCTACGGCGGCAGCAGGAGGACAAGGACATCCAGATGAAGGGCATCATCAGCAG GTTGATGTCTGTGGAGGAAGAACTGAAGAAGGACCATGCAGAGATGCAAGCAGCTGTGGACTCCAAACAGAAGATCATTGATGCCCAG GAGAAGCGCATTGCCTCGCTGGATGCCGCCAATGCCCGCCTCATGAGTGCCCTGACCCAGCTGAAAGAGAGGTACAGCATGCAAGCCCGTAACGGCATCTCCCCCACCAACCCCACCAAATTGCAGATTACTGAGAACGGCGAGTTCAGAAACAGCAGCAATTGTTAA
- the DAB2IP gene encoding disabled homolog 2-interacting protein isoform X7: protein MEPDSLLDQDDSYESPQERPGSRRSLPGSLSEKSPSMEPSAATPFRVTGFLSRRLKGSIKRTKSQPKLDRNHSFRHILPGFRSAAAAAADNERSHLMPRLKESRSHESLLSPSSAVEALDLSMEEEVVIKPVHSSILGQDYCFEVTTSSGSKCFSCRSAAERDKWMENLRRAVHPNKDNSRRVEHILKLWVIEAKDLPAKKKYLCELCLDDVLYARTTGKLKTDNVFWGEHFEFHNLPPLRTVTVHLYRETDKKKKKERNSYLGLVSLPAASVAGRQFVEKWYPVVTPNPKGGKGPGPMIRIKARYQTITILPMEMYKEFAEHITNHYLGLCAALEPILSAKTKEEMASALVHILQSTGKVKDFLTDLMMSEVDRCGDNEHLIFRENTLATKAIEEYLKLVGQKYLQDALGEFIKALYESDENCEVDPSKCSAADLPEHQGNLKMCCELAFCKIINSYCVFPRELKEVFASWRQECSSRGRPDISERLISASLFLRFLCPAIMSPSLFNLLQEYPDDRTARTLTLIAKVTQNLANFAKFGSKEEYMSFMNQFLEHEWTNMQRFLLEISNPETLSNTAGFEGYIDLGRELSSLHSLLWEAISQLEQSIVSKLGPLPRILRDVHTALSTPGSGQLSGTNDLASTPGSGSSSISAGLQKMVIENDLSGLIDFTRLPSPTPENKDLFFVTRSSGVQPSPARSSSYSEANEPDLQMANGGKSLSMVDLQDARALDGEAGSPAGPDVLPTDGQAPAAQLVAGWPARATPVSLAGLATVRRAGQTPTTPGTSEGAPGRPQLLAPLSFQNPVYQMAAGLPLSPRGLGDSGSEGHSSLSSHSNSEELAAAAKLGSFSTAAEELARRPGELARRQMSLTEKGGQPTVPRQNSAGPQRRIDQPPPPPPPPPPAPRGRTPPNLLGTLQYPRPSSGTLASASPDWAGPSTRLRQQSSSSKGDSPELKPRSVHKQGPSPVSPNALDRTAAWLLTMNAQLLEDEGLGPDPPHRDRLRSKDELSQAEKDLAVLQDKLRISTKKLEEYETLFKCQEETTQKLVLEYQARLEEGEERLRRQQEDKDIQMKGIISRLMSVEEELKKDHAEMQAAVDSKQKIIDAQEKRIASLDAANARLMSALTQLKERYSMQARNGISPTNPTKLQITENGEFRNSSNC, encoded by the exons GTCCCATCTGATGCCAAGGCTGAAGGAGTCTCGCTCCCACGAGTCCCTGCTCAGCCCCAGCAGTGCGGTGGAGGCGCTGGACCTCAGCATGGAGGAAGAGGTGGTCATCAAACCCGTGCACAGCAGCATCCTTGGCCAGGACTACTGCTTCGAG GTGACGACGTCATCAGGAAGCAAGTGCTTTTCCTGCCGTTCTGCAGCTGAGCGGGATAAGTGGATGGAGAACCTGCGGCGAGCAGTGCACCCCAACAAG GACAACAGCCGGCGTGTGGAACACATCCTGAAGCTGTGGGTGATTGAGGCCAAGGACCTGCCGGCCAAGAAGAAGTACCTGTGTGAGCTGTGCCTGGATGATGTGCTCTACGCCCGTACCACGGGCAAGCTCAAGACGGACAATGTTTTCTGGGGCGAGCACTTCGAGTTCCACAACCTGCCACCCCTGCGCACAGTCACTGTCCACCTGTACCGGGAGACcgacaagaagaagaagaaggagcgCAACAGTTACTTGGGCTTGGTGAGCCTGCCCGCTGCCTCGGTGGCCGGGCGGCAGTTCGTGGAGAAGTGGTACCCGGTGGTGACGCCCAACCCCAAGGGCGGCAAGGGTCCTGGGCCCATGATCCGCATCAAGGCGCGCTACCAAACCATCACCATCCTGCCCATGGAGATGTACAAAGAGTTCGCTGAGCACATCACCAACCACTACCTGGGGCTGTGTGCAGCCCTCGAGCCCATCCTCAGTGCCAAGACCAAGGAGGAGATGGCATCTGCCCTGGTGCACATCCTGCAGAGCACGGGCAAGGTGAAG GACTTCCTGACAGACCTGATGATGTCAGAGGTGGACCGCTGTGGGGACAACGAGCACCTCATCTTCCGGGAGAACACACTGGCCACCAAGGCCATCGAGGAGTACCTCAAGCTAGTGGGCCAGAAGTACCTGCAGGACGCCCTAG GTGAGTTCATCAAAGCACTGTACGAGTCAGATGAGAACTGCGAGGTGGATCCCAGCAAGTGCTCGGCCGCTGACCTCCCAGAGCACCAGGGCAACCTCAAGATGTGCTGCGAGCTGGCCTTCTGCAAGATCATCAACTCCTACTG CGTCTTCCCACGGGAGTTGAAAGAGGTGTTTGCCTCGTGGAGGCAGGAGTGCAGCAGCCGCGGCCGGCCGGACATCAGTGAGCGGCTCATCAGCGCCTCCCTCTTCCTGCGCTTCCTCTGCCCAGCCATCATGTCGCCCTCACTCTTCAACCTGCTGCAGGAGTACCCCGATGACCGCACTGCCCGCACCCTCACCCTCATCGCCAAGGTCACCCAGAACCTGGCCAACTTTGCCAA ATTCGGCAGCAAGGAGGAGTACATGTCCTTCATGAACCAGTTCCTAGAGCATGAGTGGACCAACATGCAGCGCTTCCTGTTGGAGATCTCCAACCCCGAGACCCTCTCCAACACAGCTGGCTTCGAGGGCTACATCGACTTGGGCCGCGAGCTCTCCAGCCTGCACTCACTGCTCTGGGAGGCCATCAGCCAGCTGGAGCAG AGCATAGTGTCCAAACTGGGACCCCTGCCTCGGATCCTGAGGGACGTCCACACAGCGCTGAGCACCCCAGGTAGTGGGCAGCTGTCAGGGACCAACGACCTGGCCTCCACACCAGGCTCTGGCAGCAGCAGCATCTCAGCTGGGCTGCAGAAGATGGTGATCGAGAATGATCTTTCCGG TCTGATAGATTTCACCCGGTTACCGTCTCCAACCCCCGAAAACAAGGACTTGTTTTTTGTCACAAGGTCCTCCGGGGTCCAGCCCTCACCTGCCCGCAGCTCGAGTTACTCGGAAGCCAACGAGCCTGATCTTCAGATGGCCAACGGTGGCAAGAGCCTCTCCATGGTGGACCTCCAGGATGCCCGTGCGCTGGATGGGGAGGCAGGCTCCCCAGCGGGCCCCGATGTCCTCCCCACAGATGGGCAGGCCCCTGCAGCTCAGCTGGTGGCTGGGTGGCCAGCCCGGGCAACCCCAGTGAGCCTGGCAGGGCTGGCCACGGTGCGGCGGGCAGGCCAGACACCAACCACACCAGGCACCTCCGAGGGCGCGCCAGGCCGGCCCCAGCTGTTGGCACCGCTCTCCTTCCAGAACCCTGTGTACCAGATGGCGGCTGGCCTGCCGCTGTCACCCCGCGGCCTTGGCGACTCAGGCTCTGAGGGCCACAGCTCCCTGAGCTCACACAGCAACAGCGAGGAATTGGCGGCCGCTGCCAAGCTGGGAAGTTTCAGCACTGCCGCGGAGGAGCTGGCTCGGCGGCCCGGTGAGCTGGCACGGCGACAGATGTCACTGACTGAAAAAGGCGGGCAGCCCACGGTGCCACGGCAGAACAGTGCTGGCCCCCAGAGGAGGATCGACCAGCctccgcccccacccccgccgccACCTCCTGCCCCCCGCGGCCGGACGCCCCCCAACCTGCTGGGCACCCTGCAGTACCCAAGACCCTCAAGCGGAACCCTGGCATCGGCCTCACCTGATTGGGCAGGCCCCAGTACCCGCCTGAGGCAGCAGTCCTCTTCCTCCAAGGGGGACAGCCCAGAACTGAAGCCACGGTCAGTGCACAAGCAG GGCCCTTCACCCGTGAGCCCCAATGCCCTGGACCGCACAGCCGCTTGGCTCTTGACCATGAACGCGCAGTTGTTAGAAGACGAGGGCCTGGGCCCAGACCCCCCCCACAGGGATAGGCTAAGGAGTAAGGACGAGCTCAGCCAAGCAGAAAAG GACCTGGCGGTACTGCAGGACAAGCTGCGAATCTCCACCAAGAAGCTGGAGGAGTATGAGACCCTGTTCAAGTGCCAGGAGGAGACGACGCAGAAGCTGGTGCTGGAGTACCAGGCAcggctggaggagggagaggagcggCTACGGCGGCAGCAGGAGGACAAGGACATCCAGATGAAGGGCATCATCAGCAG GTTGATGTCTGTGGAGGAAGAACTGAAGAAGGACCATGCAGAGATGCAAGCAGCTGTGGACTCCAAACAGAAGATCATTGATGCCCAG GAGAAGCGCATTGCCTCGCTGGATGCCGCCAATGCCCGCCTCATGAGTGCCCTGACCCAGCTGAAAGAGAGGTACAGCATGCAAGCCCGTAACGGCATCTCCCCCACCAACCCCACCAAATTGCAGATTACTGAGAACGGCGAGTTCAGAAACAGCAGCAATTGTTAA